A region of Photobacterium sanguinicancri DNA encodes the following proteins:
- the recR gene encoding recombination mediator RecR translates to MRTSQLLEQLMEALRCLPGVGPKSAQRMAFSLLQRNRQGGLQLADALSQAMTEIGHCQQCRTFTEEEVCAICANPRRQESGQICVVESPADIVAVESTGQFSGRYFVLMGHLSPLDGIGPSDIGLDLLEFRLQKETISELILATNPTVEGEATAHYIAELCSEYDVPASRIAHGVPVGGELELVDGTTLSHSIAGRQKLY, encoded by the coding sequence ATGCGTACCAGTCAATTACTGGAACAATTAATGGAGGCCCTTCGTTGCCTGCCTGGGGTTGGTCCCAAGTCAGCACAGCGAATGGCCTTCAGTTTGTTACAGCGCAATCGGCAAGGTGGTCTTCAACTTGCTGATGCTCTAAGCCAAGCCATGACAGAAATTGGACACTGCCAACAGTGTCGAACATTCACTGAAGAAGAGGTATGTGCGATTTGTGCTAACCCTCGTCGTCAGGAATCGGGGCAGATTTGTGTTGTAGAAAGTCCCGCAGATATTGTGGCTGTTGAATCAACAGGACAATTTTCTGGACGATATTTCGTGCTCATGGGGCATCTATCGCCGTTAGACGGTATTGGTCCATCAGACATTGGTTTGGATCTTTTGGAATTTAGACTCCAAAAAGAGACCATCAGTGAGCTGATTTTAGCGACTAACCCAACGGTGGAAGGTGAAGCGACAGCGCATTATATTGCAGAGCTTTGTAGTGAGTATGATGTACCTGCGAGTCGAATCGCGCACGGTGTCCCTGTTGGAGGGGAGCTGGAATTGGTGGATGGCACAACGCTATCACATTCAATTGCTGGCCGTCAGAAGCTGTATTAG
- a CDS encoding inosine/guanosine kinase, translating to MKFPGQRKSKHYFPVHARDPLLSQTKQEKRLTRTHVVGIDQTLVDIEACVDDAFLERYELSKGHSLVISDEKAEALYQELKEQNLISHEFAGGTIGNTLHNYSVLADDKSVLLGVMSKDIEVGSYAYRYLCNTSSRMDMNYLQPVHGPIGRCFALISAEGERTFAINEGHMNQLSPDSIPESVFKNASALVLTAYLVRCKDGDPMPAATMRAIDYAKKYDVPVVLTLGTKFVIQDDPQWWRDFLRDHVTVVAMNEDEAEALTGESDPLVAADQTLEWVDLVLCTAGPIGLYTAGYTEDSAKRTTSLPLLPGEIAEFNRYEFSRPMLKDACEEPIKAYSHISPYMGGPERIKNTNGAGDGALSALLHDMSANRYHKENVPNSSKHQHSFLTYSSFSQVCLYSNRVSYEVLAQHSPRLSRGLPEREDSLEEAYWER from the coding sequence ATGAAATTTCCAGGCCAACGTAAATCGAAGCATTACTTTCCAGTGCATGCTCGTGATCCACTTCTGAGTCAAACTAAGCAAGAAAAACGTCTAACTCGTACCCATGTTGTTGGTATCGATCAAACTTTGGTTGATATTGAAGCATGTGTAGATGATGCTTTTCTTGAACGTTATGAGCTAAGCAAAGGTCATTCTTTAGTGATCTCTGATGAAAAAGCAGAAGCTTTATATCAAGAACTAAAAGAACAGAACTTAATTAGCCATGAGTTTGCCGGCGGTACCATTGGTAACACGCTACACAACTATTCAGTATTGGCTGATGATAAATCGGTACTGCTAGGTGTAATGAGTAAAGATATTGAAGTAGGTAGCTACGCATATCGTTACTTGTGTAATACATCAAGCCGTATGGATATGAATTACTTACAGCCTGTACATGGCCCTATTGGTCGTTGCTTTGCGTTAATTTCGGCAGAAGGTGAGCGTACCTTTGCGATTAATGAAGGCCACATGAACCAACTAAGCCCTGATAGCATTCCTGAATCTGTATTCAAAAATGCATCTGCACTTGTATTAACAGCATATCTTGTTCGTTGTAAAGATGGCGACCCAATGCCAGCGGCAACAATGCGAGCAATTGATTATGCGAAAAAATACGATGTGCCAGTGGTATTAACGCTGGGTACTAAGTTCGTTATTCAAGATGATCCACAATGGTGGCGTGATTTCCTACGTGATCACGTGACGGTTGTAGCAATGAATGAAGATGAAGCAGAAGCACTAACTGGTGAATCTGATCCATTGGTTGCAGCAGACCAAACGCTAGAGTGGGTAGATCTGGTTTTATGTACTGCTGGCCCTATTGGTTTATACACAGCAGGTTACACGGAAGACAGTGCTAAGCGCACAACAAGCTTGCCATTGTTACCTGGTGAAATCGCAGAGTTTAACCGCTACGAATTTAGTCGTCCTATGTTGAAAGATGCTTGTGAAGAGCCGATCAAGGCGTACTCTCACATCTCACCATACATGGGTGGCCCTGAGCGCATTAAGAATACCAATGGTGCGGGTGATGGCGCCTTGTCTGCATTACTGCATGATATGTCAGCAAACCGTTACCATAAAGAGAACGTCCCGAATTCAAGTAAGCACCAGCATAGCTTCTTGACTTATTCATCGTTCTCTCAAGTTTGTCTGTACTCTAACCGTGTTAGTTATGAAGTACTTGCGCAGCACTCACCACGTTTATCTCGTGGTTTGCCAGAGCGTGAAGACAGCCTAGAAGAAGCATACTGGGAACGTTAA
- the asnB gene encoding asparagine synthase B, which translates to MCSVFGILDIKGDASALRTTALEMSKKMRHRGPDWSGIYASDKAILVHERLAIVDLNSGEQPLYNQEKTHALAVNGEIYNHKELRAEFAPDYPFQTESDCEIILALYKEKGPELLDYLNGIFGFILYDEQEDAYLIGRDHIGIIPLYHGHDEHGNYYIASEMKALVPVCKTISEFPPGHFLWSKQGEPVRYYKRDWMEFDAVADAKTDKVALKDALESAVKRQLMTDVPYGVLLSGGLDSSVISAITKKFAAKRIEDDEQSQAWWPTLHSFAIGLEDAPDLKAAKVVADAIGTVHHELTYTVQEGLDAIRDVIYHIETYDVTTIRASTPMFLMSRKIRAMGIKMVLSGEGADEVFGGYLYFHKAPNAQEFHEETVRKLLALNMFDCARANKSMAAWGIEARVPFLDKEFLEVAMRVNPQDKMCGNGKMEKHILRECFEDYLPESVAWRQKEQFSDGVGYSWIDSLRDVAEAKISDQQLETAKFRFPYNTPMTKEAYVYREIFEELFPLESAAKCVPGGPSIACSSAKAIEWDESFKNSADPSGRAVAAIHNEAYKK; encoded by the coding sequence ATGTGTTCAGTATTTGGTATCTTAGACATTAAAGGTGATGCAAGCGCATTACGTACAACGGCATTAGAAATGTCTAAAAAAATGCGCCATCGTGGACCAGATTGGTCTGGTATTTATGCATCTGACAAAGCAATTTTAGTGCACGAGCGCTTGGCAATTGTCGACTTAAACAGCGGCGAACAACCACTTTATAACCAAGAAAAAACACATGCGTTAGCGGTTAACGGTGAAATCTATAACCACAAAGAATTGCGTGCTGAATTTGCACCCGACTACCCTTTTCAAACTGAATCTGACTGTGAAATCATTCTGGCGCTATACAAAGAAAAAGGCCCAGAACTACTGGATTATCTAAACGGTATTTTTGGTTTTATTCTTTACGATGAGCAAGAAGACGCTTACCTAATCGGCCGAGATCATATTGGTATTATCCCGCTTTATCACGGCCATGATGAACACGGTAACTATTACATTGCATCTGAAATGAAAGCGTTAGTACCGGTTTGTAAAACGATTAGTGAATTCCCTCCGGGTCACTTCCTATGGAGCAAGCAAGGAGAGCCAGTACGCTATTACAAACGTGATTGGATGGAGTTTGATGCTGTCGCTGATGCAAAAACCGATAAAGTCGCACTGAAGGATGCACTTGAAAGTGCAGTTAAACGCCAACTAATGACAGATGTACCTTATGGCGTATTACTTTCTGGTGGCCTAGACTCATCTGTTATCTCAGCAATTACGAAAAAATTCGCGGCTAAACGAATTGAAGATGATGAACAATCACAAGCTTGGTGGCCAACCTTACACTCCTTCGCAATTGGTCTTGAAGATGCGCCTGATTTAAAAGCAGCAAAAGTAGTCGCTGACGCCATCGGAACAGTACACCATGAGTTAACCTACACCGTACAGGAAGGCTTAGACGCTATCCGTGATGTGATTTACCACATTGAAACCTACGATGTAACCACCATTCGTGCATCTACCCCTATGTTCCTTATGTCGCGTAAAATCCGCGCTATGGGTATCAAAATGGTACTTTCTGGCGAAGGTGCAGATGAAGTCTTTGGTGGCTACCTGTACTTCCACAAAGCACCCAACGCACAAGAGTTCCATGAAGAGACAGTACGTAAACTACTCGCTCTGAATATGTTTGACTGTGCTCGCGCCAACAAATCAATGGCGGCATGGGGGATTGAAGCGCGTGTACCATTCCTTGATAAAGAATTCTTGGAAGTAGCAATGCGTGTTAACCCACAAGACAAAATGTGCGGTAACGGTAAGATGGAAAAACACATTCTTCGCGAATGTTTTGAAGATTACCTACCAGAATCAGTCGCATGGCGTCAGAAAGAGCAATTCTCAGATGGCGTGGGCTATAGCTGGATTGACTCGCTGCGTGATGTAGCAGAAGCAAAAATATCTGATCAGCAACTCGAAACTGCGAAATTCCGCTTCCCGTACAACACACCAATGACTAAAGAAGCGTATGTATACCGTGAAATATTTGAAGAGTTATTCCCGTTAGAAAGCGCGGCGAAATGTGTACCGGGTGGTCCATCAATTGCTTGTTCAAGCGCTAAAGCCATTGAGTGGGATGAAAGTTTTAAAAACAGTGCGGACCCTTCAGGCCGTGCAGTGGCAGCAATCCACAACGAAGCATACAAAAAATAG
- the htpG gene encoding molecular chaperone HtpG has protein sequence MSEQHTATNKETRGFQSEVKQLLHLMIHSLYSNKEIFLRELISNASDASDKLRFRALSEPDLYEGDSDLGVKLSFNAEAGTLTVSDNGIGMSREDAIEHLGTIAKSGTKDFFSNLSNEESKDSQLIGQFGVGFYSAFIVADSVTVRTRAAGAPAEQGVSWQSSGEGDYSIEDITKPTRGTDIILHLREEEKEFLSEYRLRDVIGKYSDHIGIPVHLQAAEMDEEGKETGNKKWEQINKAQALWTRNKSDISEEEYKEFYKHVSHDFAEPLHWSHNRVEGKQDYTSLLYVPSKAPFDLYNRDSKHGLKLYVQRVFIMDDAEQFMPSYLRFMRGLIDSNDLPLNVSREILQDNKVTQALRKACTKRSLTMLERMANNDAEKYQTFWNEFGQVLKEGPAEDFANRDKIANLLRFSSTNNDGAEQVVSLADYVSRMKEDQEKIYFITADSFKAAQNSPHLEQFRAKGIEVILMHDRIDEWFMSYLPEFDGKQFQSITKADLDLSKFENEEDKEKQKETQEAFKSVVERTQAYLGDRVKEVRTTFKLHDTPAVVVTDENEMGTQMAKLMAAVGQEAPEVNYIFEINPEHALVKQMADEADEVVFGRWVEMLMGQAMLAERGAMEDPSQFLNAVNQLLAK, from the coding sequence ATGAGCGAACAACATACTGCCACTAATAAGGAAACCCGTGGTTTTCAGTCAGAAGTGAAACAACTTCTTCATTTGATGATTCACTCTTTGTATTCAAATAAAGAGATTTTTTTACGTGAGCTAATTTCTAATGCGTCTGATGCATCAGATAAATTACGTTTTCGTGCACTGTCAGAGCCAGACTTATATGAAGGTGACTCAGACCTTGGTGTTAAATTATCCTTTAATGCTGAAGCTGGTACGTTAACCGTCAGTGATAACGGCATTGGTATGAGCCGTGAAGATGCGATTGAACATTTAGGTACAATTGCAAAGTCAGGCACAAAAGACTTCTTTAGTAATTTAAGTAACGAAGAAAGCAAAGACTCGCAGCTGATTGGTCAATTTGGTGTTGGTTTCTATTCTGCATTCATCGTGGCAGATTCTGTGACTGTGCGTACGCGTGCTGCAGGTGCACCAGCAGAGCAGGGTGTTAGCTGGCAATCGAGCGGTGAAGGTGACTACAGCATTGAAGACATCACTAAGCCGACACGCGGTACCGATATCATTCTTCACCTGCGTGAAGAAGAAAAAGAATTTTTAAGTGAATACCGTCTACGTGATGTGATTGGTAAATACTCAGATCACATCGGTATTCCCGTTCACCTTCAGGCGGCAGAAATGGACGAAGAAGGTAAAGAAACGGGCAACAAAAAATGGGAACAAATCAATAAAGCACAAGCTTTGTGGACGCGTAACAAATCAGATATTTCTGAAGAAGAATATAAAGAGTTCTATAAACACGTATCTCATGACTTTGCAGAACCACTGCACTGGAGTCACAACCGTGTTGAAGGTAAGCAGGATTACACTAGCTTATTATATGTCCCATCGAAAGCACCATTTGACTTATATAACCGCGATAGTAAGCACGGCTTAAAGCTCTACGTTCAACGCGTATTTATCATGGATGACGCAGAGCAGTTTATGCCAAGCTACTTACGTTTCATGCGTGGTTTGATTGATTCTAACGATCTGCCACTGAACGTATCGCGTGAAATCTTGCAAGATAACAAAGTGACTCAAGCACTGCGTAAAGCGTGCACTAAGCGTTCACTGACCATGCTTGAACGTATGGCGAATAACGATGCTGAAAAATACCAAACGTTCTGGAATGAATTTGGCCAAGTGCTTAAAGAAGGCCCAGCTGAAGACTTTGCTAACCGCGATAAGATTGCAAACTTGCTACGTTTTAGCTCAACAAACAATGATGGCGCTGAGCAGGTTGTGTCATTGGCTGATTACGTATCGCGTATGAAAGAAGATCAAGAGAAGATCTACTTCATCACAGCAGACAGTTTTAAAGCGGCGCAAAATAGCCCTCACCTTGAGCAATTCCGTGCAAAAGGTATTGAAGTTATCTTAATGCATGATCGTATTGATGAGTGGTTCATGAGCTACTTACCTGAGTTTGACGGTAAGCAATTCCAATCGATCACTAAAGCCGATCTTGATTTGTCGAAGTTCGAGAATGAAGAAGACAAAGAAAAGCAAAAAGAAACACAAGAAGCATTTAAGTCAGTCGTTGAGCGTACTCAAGCTTACCTAGGTGATCGTGTGAAGGAAGTGCGTACTACCTTCAAGCTGCACGATACTCCAGCGGTTGTTGTGACAGATGAAAACGAAATGGGTACGCAAATGGCGAAGCTAATGGCTGCTGTTGGTCAAGAAGCGCCTGAAGTGAATTACATTTTCGAAATTAATCCAGAGCATGCGCTGGTTAAACAAATGGCAGACGAAGCGGATGAAGTCGTATTTGGCCGTTGGGTTGAAATGCTAATGGGTCAGGCGATGCTTGCTGAGCGCGGCGCGATGGAAGATCCGTCTCAGTTCTTAAATGCAGTAAACCAACTGCTAGCTAAATAG
- the hemH gene encoding ferrochelatase, translating into MSQKYGVLLVNLGTPDEPTSAGVKRFLGEFLHDKRVVDMTRWLWCPILHGVILPIRAPKVAKLYQSVWMDDGSPLMVYSKRQQQLLQTQLDVPVELGMTYGSPSIQDGLAELKGQGCDKVLVLPLYPQYSQTTTAAVFDKLAKSIKAWPEIPELRFVNHYFDHPDYISALAQSATDFWTEHGQPDYLLCSYHGIPKRYVDNGDPYSAHCNQTTALLADKLDLPREKMSMSYQSIFGREEWLQPYTDKTIEALAKKGVKRLDVMCPAFSVDCLETLEEIAEECKALFIEAGGETFNLIPCLNDNSAHITMMTHLIEQHTRGWYSEN; encoded by the coding sequence ATGAGTCAAAAGTACGGCGTATTGTTGGTGAACTTAGGGACGCCAGACGAGCCAACATCGGCCGGAGTAAAGCGTTTTTTGGGTGAATTCTTGCACGATAAACGTGTGGTTGATATGACACGCTGGCTTTGGTGCCCAATTTTACATGGTGTTATTTTACCTATCCGTGCACCCAAAGTGGCGAAATTGTACCAATCTGTTTGGATGGATGATGGATCACCATTAATGGTGTACTCCAAACGTCAGCAGCAGCTATTACAAACGCAGCTTGATGTTCCCGTCGAGCTCGGTATGACCTATGGCTCACCGAGTATTCAAGATGGTTTAGCTGAGCTTAAAGGGCAGGGCTGTGACAAGGTGTTGGTGCTACCGCTTTATCCGCAATATTCGCAAACAACCACCGCAGCAGTATTTGATAAGCTGGCTAAGTCGATTAAAGCATGGCCAGAAATTCCTGAATTACGCTTTGTTAACCATTATTTTGATCACCCAGATTACATTTCTGCCCTTGCACAATCGGCAACTGATTTTTGGACTGAGCATGGTCAGCCGGATTATTTATTGTGTTCATACCATGGCATTCCAAAGCGCTATGTTGATAACGGCGATCCATACTCGGCACACTGCAATCAAACCACGGCATTATTGGCTGATAAGTTAGATCTACCGCGTGAAAAAATGAGCATGAGTTATCAATCTATTTTTGGGCGTGAAGAGTGGTTGCAACCTTATACAGACAAGACCATTGAAGCTTTAGCAAAAAAAGGCGTCAAACGTTTAGACGTTATGTGTCCTGCTTTTTCTGTTGATTGTTTAGAAACGTTAGAAGAAATTGCAGAAGAGTGCAAAGCGCTATTTATTGAAGCTGGTGGCGAAACGTTCAATCTTATTCCATGCTTGAATGATAACTCAGCACACATCACTATGATGACTCACCTTATTGAGCAACATACGCGAGGTTGGTACTCAGAAAACTGA
- a CDS encoding aldo/keto reductase translates to MKRIKTEANGPEFSQFIAGYWRLMDWNMTPQERLTFLKQHLELGITTCDHADIYGNYECESAFGEALKLEPSLRDSIELVSKCGIRLPSSPSNDVTLPHYNTTTDYIVAQAEQSLKNLRTDHLDLLLVHRPDPLMNVDDIAEAFNLLKQDGKVKHVGVSNFTTSQFDLLQSRLDYPLATNQLEISPVNMTTLHDGSLDQMQQHRIAPMAWSCLGGGSLFSGQDEKSKRLRAELESIAAQVGADGIDQIVYAWILALPSNPLPIIGSGKIERVRQALRSADITLTRQQWFRIWVASNGHNVP, encoded by the coding sequence ATGAAACGAATCAAGACAGAAGCAAACGGCCCTGAATTTTCTCAATTCATTGCGGGTTATTGGCGTTTAATGGATTGGAACATGACACCACAAGAGCGTCTAACCTTCCTAAAGCAGCACCTAGAGTTAGGCATCACAACCTGCGATCATGCCGACATCTATGGCAACTATGAGTGTGAATCAGCTTTTGGGGAGGCATTAAAGCTCGAACCAAGTTTACGCGATAGCATCGAGCTAGTGAGTAAATGTGGTATTCGCTTACCAAGTTCGCCATCAAATGATGTAACCCTTCCACACTACAACACCACTACAGACTATATTGTCGCGCAGGCTGAGCAATCACTAAAAAACCTACGAACTGATCACCTTGATTTATTGCTGGTACACCGCCCCGATCCATTAATGAATGTGGATGATATAGCTGAAGCATTTAACCTATTAAAACAAGATGGCAAAGTAAAACATGTAGGGGTATCGAACTTCACTACCAGCCAATTTGATTTATTACAGTCACGTCTAGATTACCCGTTAGCAACTAACCAACTAGAAATTTCCCCTGTAAACATGACGACCCTTCACGATGGTTCATTAGACCAAATGCAGCAACACCGCATTGCCCCTATGGCATGGTCATGCCTTGGTGGCGGTAGTTTGTTCAGTGGGCAAGATGAAAAATCTAAGCGCTTACGGGCAGAACTTGAAAGCATTGCCGCTCAAGTAGGGGCTGACGGTATCGACCAAATTGTGTATGCATGGATACTAGCATTACCATCAAATCCGTTACCTATCATTGGTAGTGGTAAAATTGAACGTGTTCGCCAAGCACTACGCAGTGCTGATATTACATTGACTCGCCAACAATGGTTCCGTATTTGGGTTGCATCAAATGGCCATAATGTGCCTTAA
- a CDS encoding winged helix-turn-helix domain-containing protein, with product MHNTSTKFLIGKRFLFDPYDNSLIDQLENDELTRLGSNESRALSLLIEKPGAIITRTQLHDFVWREQGFEVDDSSLTQAISTLRKALKDSTKSPDFIKTVPKRGYQMIAPVSEHLAHIEKPEKPEKTFAEDLVSQIPTTSNKATESETTPVDNTVHHAVTSSESINKRVNLFGWLALALALLLPLIINNSYPPKSAAFNQITEVDGIPVLAPNNHPGLSNWEPMIRSCVAHYLEYHPENKRPIEVIATGGQQNQVWINYIHSIDTPTENVTLRLLSSQEDNDQLCK from the coding sequence ATGCATAACACCTCCACTAAGTTCTTAATTGGTAAGCGTTTCCTTTTTGACCCTTACGACAACAGCTTAATTGATCAACTTGAAAATGATGAACTTACTCGCCTAGGCAGTAATGAAAGCCGCGCCCTCAGCCTTTTGATAGAAAAGCCTGGCGCAATCATCACACGCACCCAACTCCATGATTTTGTTTGGCGAGAGCAAGGTTTTGAGGTAGATGACTCTAGCCTAACCCAGGCTATTTCAACGCTACGCAAAGCGCTTAAAGATTCAACCAAATCACCCGATTTTATAAAAACAGTACCTAAACGCGGTTATCAAATGATAGCGCCCGTTTCTGAGCATTTAGCGCACATTGAAAAACCCGAAAAACCTGAAAAAACATTTGCAGAAGACCTCGTAAGCCAAATCCCGACGACGTCAAATAAAGCGACTGAAAGCGAAACGACGCCAGTTGACAATACGGTTCACCACGCAGTTACATCATCAGAAAGCATAAATAAACGTGTGAACTTATTCGGTTGGTTGGCTCTGGCATTAGCACTGTTGCTACCTTTAATTATCAATAATAGTTACCCACCTAAATCTGCTGCTTTTAACCAAATAACAGAAGTAGATGGGATTCCTGTTCTTGCACCTAATAACCACCCTGGTTTAAGTAACTGGGAGCCAATGATTCGTAGCTGTGTCGCACATTACCTTGAGTATCACCCAGAAAACAAACGCCCTATCGAAGTGATTGCGACGGGTGGCCAACAAAACCAAGTTTGGATTAACTATATCCATAGTATTGATACGCCTACTGAAAATGTGACGTTACGTTTGTTATCAAGCCAAGAGGATAACGACCAGTTATGCAAATAA
- a CDS encoding YbaB/EbfC family nucleoid-associated protein: MFGKGGMGNMMKQAQQMQERMQKMQEEIANMEVTGESGAGLVKVTITGSHSVRRVELDDSLMEDDKDMLEDLIAAAFNDAARRIEETQKEKMAGVTGGMNLPAGLKLPF; this comes from the coding sequence ATGTTTGGTAAAGGCGGTATGGGTAACATGATGAAGCAGGCGCAGCAAATGCAAGAGCGCATGCAAAAGATGCAAGAAGAGATCGCTAACATGGAAGTAACGGGTGAGTCCGGTGCTGGCCTTGTTAAAGTTACGATCACTGGTAGCCATAGTGTACGTCGTGTTGAGCTAGATGATAGCCTAATGGAAGACGACAAAGACATGCTTGAAGATCTTATTGCAGCGGCATTTAACGATGCTGCACGCCGTATTGAAGAAACGCAAAAAGAGAAAATGGCTGGTGTTACAGGTGGTATGAACTTACCAGCTGGCTTGAAGTTGCCTTTCTAA
- the adk gene encoding adenylate kinase encodes MRIILLGAPGAGKGTQAQFIMEKFGIPQISTGDMLRAAIKAGTELGKQAKSVIDAGQLVSDDIILGLVKERIAQDDCAKGFLLDGFPRTIPQADGLKENGVDIDYVIEFDVADEVIVERMAGRRAHLASGRTYHVVYNPPKVEGKDDETGEDLVIREDDKEETVLARLGVYHNQTAPLIEYYGKEAAAGKTQYLKFDGTQDVAAVSAELEKALS; translated from the coding sequence ATGCGCATCATTCTTCTGGGCGCTCCAGGTGCAGGTAAAGGTACTCAGGCACAATTCATCATGGAGAAATTTGGCATTCCTCAAATCTCTACTGGTGACATGCTACGTGCAGCAATCAAAGCGGGTACAGAGCTAGGCAAGCAAGCTAAATCTGTAATCGATGCAGGTCAACTTGTGTCTGATGACATCATTCTTGGTCTGGTTAAAGAGCGTATTGCCCAAGACGATTGTGCTAAAGGCTTCCTACTAGATGGTTTCCCACGTACGATTCCTCAAGCTGATGGCTTGAAAGAAAACGGCGTTGATATCGACTACGTTATCGAATTCGATGTTGCTGACGAAGTTATTGTTGAGCGTATGGCGGGCCGTCGTGCTCACCTTGCTTCTGGTCGTACTTACCACGTTGTTTACAATCCACCAAAAGTGGAAGGTAAAGATGACGAAACTGGTGAAGATCTTGTTATCCGTGAAGATGACAAAGAAGAAACAGTACTAGCGCGTCTAGGTGTTTACCACAACCAAACTGCACCTCTTATCGAATACTACGGTAAAGAAGCAGCAGCGGGTAAAACGCAGTACCTTAAATTTGATGGTACACAAGATGTTGCAGCTGTAAGCGCTGAGCTAGAAAAAGCATTATCTTAA
- a CDS encoding regulatory protein ToxS has product MQIKKSSASTIFKRFWPYLILAISTVFSSWLYYSSDYKQEQLIMSREWQSNTVSRIEEKLLDNELVVLRRVEQTSHMVYLPNKNYSRITLMKLYSDNEEPLTLHISESGVWNISGGYLLTEPSEFKDITSGTNKDFQKKQLTAIRKIFRMDARQSRRIDVLNEKSLLLTSLTYGSTVYYSL; this is encoded by the coding sequence ATGCAAATAAAAAAAAGTTCTGCCTCAACCATTTTTAAACGCTTTTGGCCATACCTGATCTTGGCTATATCAACGGTGTTCAGTAGCTGGCTATATTATTCAAGTGACTATAAGCAAGAACAGCTGATTATGTCGCGTGAATGGCAATCAAATACCGTAAGCCGTATTGAAGAAAAGTTGCTCGATAATGAACTAGTCGTGCTTCGTCGTGTTGAGCAAACAAGCCACATGGTTTATCTGCCTAACAAGAATTATTCTCGAATCACACTCATGAAGCTGTACAGTGATAATGAAGAACCACTGACTTTACATATCTCTGAATCAGGTGTTTGGAATATCAGTGGTGGTTATTTACTGACGGAACCATCAGAGTTTAAAGACATTACTTCGGGTACAAATAAAGACTTCCAGAAAAAGCAGCTAACAGCGATCAGAAAAATATTCCGTATGGATGCACGCCAAAGTCGACGTATTGATGTTCTGAATGAAAAGAGCTTACTGCTAACCAGTCTGACATACGGCTCAACCGTGTATTACTCGTTGTAA